A stretch of the Zeugodacus cucurbitae isolate PBARC_wt_2022May chromosome 6, idZeuCucr1.2, whole genome shotgun sequence genome encodes the following:
- the LOC105221419 gene encoding transient receptor potential cation channel protein painless has translation MSSKPYSAINITNCGLDDPQSELGAAFVNNNLTDFRIALDKGANPARNDDKHFSVYELALKTHGCAAFVEECLRHGCSPNHLNQHWKKSAINFAADSLDPQILNVLLRNKDVQVDRPYAKLTPLNTLAKKLTTENQNDVFACIKLLLEYGASPNKPDDREMTPLNYILKNKKLDSQIKRELVELFTSQQDLDVDSFRDGEVREMLNRDYPEMLIKLSAVGVSLDRLVSLLRNGNEEEFVQKFPKYKARIFEKDNNTSDVQEQELQLFIESIKRGTHKAFDLLLNCNVNVNGVLDYKTPIQIATILGNWRALKILLEHNDLKLRQQDQLLITVIRHLGDDILYDFVNYEKCLYLLLNSDRIDVNESDPSGSTPLHYAVKYRNRLVIQELLRHGAYIGMRSSFNDLPIDSIHPEVLEEHFDSCITTNGYKPGDSDFEILINFKNLISQPLLSHATKLRTQNFHEEMPPIAYIAESKEHRHLLQHPLITSFLFLKWHRLSVIFYINFLLYFFFALSIITHTILKFRESEYEALTVLFGLFSWIGIIYLLIREIIQFVLAPLKYSRCIINYMEVALIILSIMTCSEPSYNRETQRVIAVFTILLVALELCLLVGSLPVLSISTHMLMLRAVLKSFIKSFALYSIFVITFSLCFYILFGKSPESNDTTNGTDTTSDGGEFNKFANPFTAVIKTIVMLTGEFDAGDIEFDTVYSYLIFLMFVVFMSIVLFNLLNGLAVSDTQAIKTQAELNGSICRTLLLTRYEHVLTGRTGHASFIIKQEPFRTICRRLMNLDSNYIVDRQIAILPNDHNRVFVGVAKCSGTVESKDNCGRKNEGRNSKSHFLPLSEENTNRQKKLLDAPVSFLPCCCTCITGKCSEMDSRTVKLAMAVIERKSTSQQGKIREANTERRLKNIEERLAQITELLQKLSPE, from the exons atgtcCAGCAAACCATACAGCGCGATCAATATAACCAATTGTGGTTTAGATGACCCACAG agTGAACTGGGTGCCGCCTTTGTCAATAACAACCTAACAGATTTTCGAATTGCTCTCGATAAAGGTGCAAATCCTGCTAGAAATGATGACAAGCATTTCAGCGTCTATGAGCTAGCTCTGAAAACACATGGCTGCGCTGCATTCGTAGAGGAATGTTTGAGACATGGTTGTAGCCCAAATCAT ttAAATCAACATTGGAAGAAATCAGCAATCAATTTTGCTGCCGATTCATTGGATCCACAAATTCTCAATGTACTCTTGCGTAATAAAGATGTACAAGTAGACCGACCATATGCCAAACTCACACCTCTTAATACACTCGCCAAAAAGCTGACTACCGAGAATCAGAACGATGTATTTGCTTGCATCAAACTTCTTTTGGAATATGGCGCCTCACCGAATAAGCCTGACGATCGTGAAATGACACCACTAAACTACATTTTGAAGAATAAAAAGCTTGATAGTCAAATTAAGCGTGAACTTGTTGAGCTTTTCACTTCTCAGCAAGATTTAGATGTGGATAGCTTTCGAGATGGCGAAGTGCGCGAAATGTTGAATCGTGATTACCCCGAAATGTTGATAAAATTGAGCGCCGTCGGTGTGAGCTTAGATAGGCTGGTTTCGCTCCTTCGCAATGGCAACGAAGAggaatttgtacaaaaatttcCCAAATACAAAGCCAGAATCTTCGAAAAGGATAACAACACGAGTGACGTGCAAGAGCAAGAGCTTCAGCTATTTATAGAGTCTATTAAGCGCGGTACACATAAAGCATTTGATTTACTCTTGAATTGCAACGTGAATGTGAACGGCGTCTTAGATTATAAAACACCTATACAAATTGCCACGATTTTGGGTAATTGGAGGGCCCTTAAAATACTACTAGAACATAATGATCTCAAGTTACGCCAACAGGATCAATTGTTAATTACTGTCATTAGGCACTTAGGTGATGATATTTTATACGATTTTGTAAACTAcgaaaaatgtctatatttacTATTAAATTCGGATCGAATTGATGTGAATGAGTCTGATCCCAGTGGCTCAACACCGCTTCACTATGCCGTCAAGTATCGAAATCGTTTAGTTATCCAAGAATTATTACGTCATGGCGCTTACATTGGCATGCGTAGCTCATTTAACGATTTACCCATTGATAGTATACATCCGGAAGTGTTAGAAGAACACTTTGATAGCTGCATCACCACAAATGGTTATAAACCTGGTGATAGTGACTTTGAAATACTGATCAATTTCAAAAATCTCATTTCACAACCACTTTTAAGTCACGCAACGAAACTGCGCACACAAAACTTTCACGAAGAGATGCCACCAATCGCGTACATTGCTGAATCAAAAGAACACCGCCATCTACTCCAACATCCTCTCATCACGAGCTTTTTGTTCCTTAAGTGGCATCGCTTGTCTGTCatcttttatattaattttctcCTATACTTCTTTTTTGCTTTAAGCATTATAACACACACAATTCTGAAATTTCGTGAAAGCGAATACGAAGCTCTAACTGTGTTATTCGGTCTCTTCTCATGGATTGGTATCATTTATCTACTTATCCGCGAGATAATACAATTTGTTTTGGCCCCACTGAAATATTCCCGttgcataattaattatatgGAAGTCGCACTTATTATATTATCCATAATGACCTGCAGCGAACCTAGCTATAATCGTGAAACGCAAAGAGTAATAGCTGTATTCACGATACTCCTTGTCGCTTTGGAGCTTTGCTTGTTGGTGGGTTCGCTGCCAGTTCTATCAATATCAACACATATGTTAATGCTCCGTGCCGTCTTAAAGAGTTTTATTAAGAGTTTTGCTCTCTACTCAATCTTCGTGATCACATTCAGCTTGTGCTTCTACATCCTTTTTGGTAAATCCCCGGAAAGCAACGATACCACAAACGGCACCGACACCACAAGTGATGGTGGCGAATTCAACAAATTTGCTAATCCATTTACAGCGGTCATCAAAACTATTGTCATGTTAACAGGAGAATTCGATGCCGGGGATATTGAATTTGATACCGTCTACAGCTACTTGATATTCTTAATGTTTGTGGTGTTTATGTCAATAGTTCTTTTCAACTTGCTCAATGGTCTGGCTGTTAGTGACACGCAG GCCATTAAAACACAAGCCGAACTAAATGGTTCCATTTGCCGTACTCTTTTACTCACGCGCTACGAACATGTACTGACTGGACGCACCGGTCATGCCAGTTTCATCATCAAACAAGAGCCGTTCCGCACAATATGCCGCCGCTTAATGAATCTCGATTCCAATTACATTGTTGACAGACAAATCGCTATTCTACCGAATGACCACAATAGAGTGTTTGTCGGAGTAGCCAAGTGTAGTGGAACAGTGGAATCAAAAGACAATTGCGGCCGAAAAAATGAAGGGCGCAACTCGAAATCACATTTTCTACCTTTATCAGAAGAAAATACCAACCGTCAGAAGAAATTACTTGATGCGCCTGTTTCATTCTTACCCTGCTGCTGCACCTGTATTACAGGAAAATGCTCTGAAATGGATAGTCGCACTGTAAAATTAGCAATGGCAGTGATCGAACGGAAATCAACATCACAACAAGGGAAGATACGTGAAGCGAATACGGAAAGGAGACTGAAGAATATCGAGGAACGATTGGCGCAGATAACGGAACTACTGCAGAAATTGAGTCCAGAGTAA